In Nostoc sp. GT001, a genomic segment contains:
- a CDS encoding choice-of-anchor tandem repeat GloVer-containing protein: protein MNKINLYKQHQTKNRVLIFTSLTVLASSLVLPFQQAFAATLTTVVNFNGTNGARPEAGVLKGNGTDNNLYGTTSAGGTSGKGTAFKLTPTAYTTLTTLINFTGTSGTNKGTNPVARLFQAADGNLYGATFTGGASDLGSVFKLAKTAFTTRQLLQISQALMGLTQQARLITGTDGNLWGTSSTGGANNKGTIFKVSPTTGALTTVATFSGTNGANPLARLQLASDGNYYGTTSTGGASGNGVVYKLTPAGVLTPYSFSGANGANSQSALIESGGFLYGTSKLGGANNKGAVFRFPLGGGTPVLVASFNGTNGANPTAALIKASNGNFYGTASAGGANNKGVIYQLTGATITGLISFNGTNGATPESTLIQLSNGAFYGTASFGGSSNLGTVFKFVI from the coding sequence ATGAACAAGATTAATCTGTACAAACAACACCAGACCAAAAATAGGGTATTGATTTTTACTTCTTTGACTGTTTTGGCTTCTTCATTAGTACTACCCTTCCAACAAGCCTTTGCGGCAACATTGACTACTGTTGTAAATTTCAACGGCACTAACGGAGCTAGGCCAGAAGCTGGTGTACTTAAAGGTAACGGTACTGACAACAATCTTTATGGAACTACTTCTGCTGGTGGCACTTCTGGCAAAGGAACCGCATTCAAGTTAACTCCTACTGCTTACACGACTCTGACTACACTGATAAACTTCACTGGAACCTCTGGAACCAACAAAGGGACTAATCCAGTCGCTAGATTATTTCAAGCAGCCGATGGCAATTTATATGGCGCAACCTTTACAGGTGGTGCAAGTGACCTCGGCAGTGTGTTTAAGTTGGCGAAAACAGCTTTTACAACCCGACAACTCTTGCAAATTTCACAGGCGCTAATGGGGCTAACCCAGCAGGCCCGACTGATTACAGGTACTGATGGTAATTTGTGGGGGACAAGCTCTACAGGTGGTGCCAATAATAAAGGAACTATATTCAAGGTTTCGCCTACTACCGGGGCACTCACCACTGTCGCAACCTTTAGCGGTACTAATGGAGCAAATCCATTAGCAAGATTGCAACTGGCTAGTGATGGAAACTACTACGGCACTACCTCTACCGGGGGAGCAAGTGGTAACGGAGTTGTGTACAAGTTAACTCCCGCAGGAGTACTGACTCCATATAGCTTTAGTGGTGCTAATGGGGCAAATTCGCAGTCTGCATTAATTGAATCTGGTGGATTCCTCTACGGCACTTCTAAACTGGGTGGAGCCAACAATAAAGGAGCTGTATTCAGGTTTCCGCTCGGTGGCGGTACACCCGTTTTAGTTGCCAGTTTTAATGGTACCAATGGGGCCAACCCAACGGCTGCACTCATAAAAGCAAGCAATGGTAACTTCTATGGCACAGCTTCTGCTGGTGGGGCAAATAACAAAGGAGTTATCTATCAGCTGACTGGGGCAACCATCACTGGCTTAATTAGTTTTAATGGTACTAATGGGGCAACGCCAGAGTCGACGCTAATTCAGCTCTCAAATGGTGCCTTTTACGGTACTGCCTCTTTTGGCGGTAGTTCTAATCTAGGAACTGTGTTTAAGTTTGTAATCTAG
- a CDS encoding DUF3134 domain-containing protein translates to MPISPLREEPRNQRAPVIRTSNEFILLEWLKSTGRLIEREHQESEYLTEVEEISEMIDLDDIPYDHDDDDGDMDLEA, encoded by the coding sequence ATGCCTATAAGTCCTTTACGTGAAGAACCTCGTAACCAGCGAGCGCCTGTAATTCGTACAAGTAATGAATTTATTCTCTTGGAATGGCTGAAGTCAACTGGTCGTCTAATCGAACGCGAACATCAAGAATCTGAGTATCTAACTGAAGTAGAAGAAATTTCCGAAATGATAGACCTTGACGATATCCCTTACGATCATGACGATGATGATGGTGACATGGATTTAGAAGCCTAG
- a CDS encoding murein transglycosylase A — protein sequence MKKTLTGLRKFNQIIAISLPVVLSIFLVRMQSLTHREVISPECQVKKWNIPVSLTGENQDAFPQKQKLPLIPRLPITCCESDTSCLDEVIYGEIPEKKALISAIARSLQYLQTANAAAAYQNYPVAGITRDRVIKSLQRFRELLLKTNSATELHQAIEREFVLYQSVGKDNQGSVLFTAYYEPLYAASRVPTTEYRYPVYRLPPDFNSWTKPHPTREELEGADALQSAKGKLRGLELFWFRSRLEPYLAQIQGSAKLQLPDGTQTTIGYAGNTAYNYKSIGRELIDDGKLPQEGVTMPIILDYFQKHPQELNIYIPRDRSFVFFQENHGKPAQGSINVPLTAERSIATDKSLMPPGALALIRASIPFVNPTGKMQEQIISRYVLDQDAGGAIKGAGRVDYFLGTGKIAGDRAGVTVSNGQLFYLLLKSKN from the coding sequence ATGAAAAAGACACTTACTGGATTAAGAAAGTTTAATCAAATTATTGCCATCAGCTTACCTGTAGTTTTGTCGATTTTCCTGGTGCGGATGCAATCTTTGACTCATCGAGAAGTCATTTCACCAGAATGTCAGGTGAAAAAGTGGAATATTCCAGTGTCCTTGACTGGTGAAAATCAAGATGCATTTCCACAAAAACAAAAATTACCATTAATCCCAAGACTACCAATTACTTGTTGTGAAAGTGATACCTCTTGTTTGGATGAAGTAATTTATGGAGAAATACCAGAGAAAAAGGCACTGATAAGTGCGATCGCTCGCAGTCTCCAATATCTGCAAACAGCTAATGCGGCGGCTGCTTATCAAAATTATCCGGTGGCTGGGATTACGCGCGATCGCGTCATCAAAAGTTTGCAAAGATTCCGCGAACTCCTATTAAAAACCAATTCTGCGACAGAATTACACCAAGCCATTGAGCGGGAATTTGTTCTTTACCAGTCAGTCGGTAAAGATAACCAAGGTTCCGTTTTATTCACCGCCTATTATGAGCCACTTTACGCAGCTAGCCGCGTCCCGACAACAGAATATCGCTATCCTGTTTATCGCTTACCTCCTGATTTCAACTCTTGGACTAAGCCTCATCCGACACGCGAGGAGTTAGAAGGAGCAGATGCTTTACAAAGTGCAAAAGGCAAATTGCGAGGATTAGAGTTATTTTGGTTTCGCTCTCGCCTCGAACCATATCTAGCTCAAATTCAAGGTTCAGCGAAACTTCAGCTTCCCGATGGGACTCAAACCACAATCGGCTATGCGGGTAACACCGCTTATAACTACAAAAGTATTGGGCGAGAATTAATAGATGATGGCAAGTTACCGCAAGAAGGTGTAACTATGCCGATTATTCTCGATTATTTCCAAAAACATCCCCAAGAATTAAATATTTATATTCCGCGCGATCGCAGCTTTGTTTTTTTTCAAGAAAATCACGGAAAGCCAGCTCAAGGTTCGATCAACGTACCATTAACAGCAGAGCGTTCTATTGCTACAGATAAATCTCTGATGCCTCCTGGTGCTTTAGCGTTAATTCGCGCTTCTATTCCCTTCGTTAATCCTACCGGAAAAATGCAGGAGCAGATTATTAGCCGCTATGTTCTTGACCAAGACGCTGGAGGTGCAATTAAAGGTGCAGGTAGAGTGGATTATTTTTTAGGTACTGGGAAAATTGCAGGCGATCGCGCTGGTGTTACAGTCAGCAATGGACAATTATTTTATCTCTTACTCAAGTCCAAAAATTAA
- a CDS encoding proton extrusion protein PcxA, with protein MSAMKNSVFSQKIYSFLLAAYRWYLQTPERSLDEAYNAALKIQEIEDKHFNGNKIDNDSTMYSNSVMDYFESDLKKLLKIARMRLTEFRGSRWFLNEENQKAAEKAGIEYLSPSLVLEKLNYIDQVISKYTTSSDQTTSKALVVQPPNLPVNSVTSDEKLLLVNTPTLPPKIPNQDLNHKPKAKSKTDTMGVLPRSILSTISRLQVELDPNSEQEVIQSFRQTQKRTIISIRFILLLIIVPLLTHQIAKAFVVGPIIDKFRSTQEMQIFLNSEMEEEALVELQRFEEKLKFENLIIKAPPLLPEQMETEMKNKAKELAEEFRQESSGAIKNVFADMFSVVAFIWLLLVSKSSIAVVKDFFDNIVYGLSDSAKAFIIILFTDIFVGFHSPHGWEVLLEGVSRHWGLPANRDFIFLFIATFPVILDTIFKYWIFRYLNRISPSAVATYRNMNE; from the coding sequence TTGTCTGCAATGAAAAACTCTGTTTTTAGTCAAAAAATCTATTCTTTCTTACTTGCTGCTTATCGATGGTACTTACAGACTCCTGAACGTTCTTTAGATGAAGCTTACAATGCAGCATTAAAAATTCAGGAAATAGAAGATAAGCATTTCAATGGTAATAAAATAGACAATGACTCAACCATGTACAGTAACAGTGTGATGGATTATTTTGAGTCAGACCTTAAGAAGCTATTAAAAATTGCCAGGATGCGGTTGACGGAGTTTAGAGGAAGCCGTTGGTTTCTAAATGAAGAGAATCAAAAAGCTGCCGAGAAAGCAGGTATAGAGTATCTAAGTCCTTCTTTAGTTTTAGAAAAGCTAAACTATATCGACCAAGTTATATCTAAATACACAACAAGTTCCGATCAAACAACTTCCAAAGCTTTAGTAGTACAACCTCCAAATCTCCCAGTTAACTCTGTCACATCTGACGAAAAATTGCTGCTCGTCAATACTCCAACATTACCACCCAAAATACCAAATCAAGACTTAAATCATAAACCAAAAGCCAAGAGTAAAACCGATACAATGGGTGTTTTACCTCGCTCTATTTTAAGTACTATCAGTCGTCTGCAAGTTGAATTAGACCCTAATTCGGAACAAGAAGTAATTCAGAGTTTTCGTCAAACTCAGAAAAGAACAATAATCTCTATCAGGTTTATTTTACTATTAATTATTGTACCACTTTTAACACATCAAATAGCAAAAGCTTTTGTAGTTGGGCCAATTATTGATAAATTTAGAAGCACTCAGGAAATGCAGATATTTCTCAATTCCGAAATGGAAGAGGAAGCTCTTGTAGAATTACAAAGATTTGAAGAAAAACTCAAGTTTGAAAATCTTATTATCAAAGCCCCTCCACTGTTACCTGAGCAGATGGAGACTGAAATGAAAAATAAGGCGAAAGAGCTTGCTGAAGAATTTCGTCAAGAAAGTTCTGGTGCTATCAAAAATGTTTTTGCAGATATGTTCTCGGTGGTTGCTTTTATCTGGCTTTTGTTAGTCAGTAAGTCTTCTATTGCTGTAGTCAAAGATTTCTTTGATAATATTGTTTATGGACTTAGTGACAGTGCAAAGGCGTTTATCATTATTTTGTTTACTGATATCTTTGTAGGATTCCACTCTCCTCATGGCTGGGAAGTACTGCTAGAAGGAGTATCACGTCATTGGGGATTACCAGCAAATAGAGATTTTATCTTCTTATTTATTGCTACATTTCCGGTGATTTTAGATACTATTTTTAAGTATTGGATCTTCCGATATTTGAACCGAATATCGCCTTCTGCTGTTGCGACTTACCGTAATATGAATGAATAG
- a CDS encoding recombinase family protein encodes MVSHSVWIVGTSRSGKTARLVEQFCNWVTSEKQYTESFYTKKTGRKKTGHVPEFLYLKQTEPGVLVLAANDDNRRELGDIIVTSTLGKYPVRAKTPLGFFQDEVILFWPLLINSLNLKAQFPVRLRPETEQELATKLWRPQLDEEILRLAGVNESRLVRRILDLLQLAAYSGIPCEDIAQILAKGLGENTTTLEPEFLASLLLDWRNWCLERGLLTYGIITELYSQHLLSDRNYQQHLTKRYQAVLADDVDDYPSVARLLFELLLDRGAVGAFSYNPDGAVRLGLGADPSYLERLSERCRVEILNGPPPESLSEQLTKQMVELVTEPMVMLSLPKTVYSIQTTSRAQLLRQTAEEIANAIQSQQVQPEEVAIIAPGLDAIARYTLVEILIKQNIPVESLNDQRPLISSPVIRALLTMLALVYPGLGRLVDRDAVAEMLVVLSRKQQPPENSSLLTPNSSLSTHNSALSTQIDPVRAGLIADYCFVPHPDRPNLLPVSTFERWDRIGYAATTAYNEILEWLEQQRSQQELRLIPSPISLLDRSIQRFLWNGSNLPYEQLAALRELLETAQHYWEIDTRLRQIAPVETTPHTTIIEFIQLLRRGTITANPYPVRPIGGARKAVTLATIFQYRSSRRSHRWHFWLDAGSPLWAKGGAATLFGAPFFLRDRLGEPWTAEDEKLAEEQRLRRILTDLLSRVSERVYLCHSDLAVNGQEQLGPLLPLVNACVTVISEANVN; translated from the coding sequence GTGGTTTCTCATTCGGTTTGGATTGTTGGCACTAGCCGCAGTGGTAAGACAGCTCGCTTGGTAGAGCAATTTTGTAATTGGGTAACATCAGAAAAACAATATACTGAATCATTTTATACAAAAAAAACAGGACGTAAAAAAACTGGTCATGTACCCGAATTTTTATATCTCAAGCAAACAGAGCCGGGTGTTTTAGTTTTAGCTGCCAATGATGATAATCGTCGAGAATTAGGAGATATAATTGTTACCTCCACCTTGGGTAAATATCCGGTTCGTGCCAAGACGCCACTAGGTTTTTTTCAGGATGAAGTCATTTTATTTTGGCCGTTGCTGATTAACTCATTGAACCTGAAAGCACAGTTTCCGGTAAGATTGCGACCAGAAACCGAACAAGAGTTAGCAACCAAACTTTGGCGTCCGCAATTAGACGAAGAAATTTTACGTCTGGCGGGAGTGAATGAATCTCGCTTGGTGCGTCGCATCTTGGACTTATTACAATTAGCAGCTTACAGTGGTATACCTTGTGAAGATATTGCCCAGATTTTAGCCAAGGGTCTAGGGGAAAATACCACAACTTTAGAGCCGGAATTTTTAGCATCTTTGCTGCTAGATTGGCGTAATTGGTGTTTAGAGAGGGGTTTACTGACTTATGGGATTATTACCGAACTTTATAGTCAGCATTTATTGAGCGATCGCAACTACCAACAGCACCTAACTAAACGCTATCAGGCAGTACTAGCGGATGATGTCGATGACTATCCTAGCGTAGCGCGTCTTTTGTTTGAGTTGCTATTAGATCGAGGTGCAGTTGGCGCGTTTAGCTATAATCCTGACGGTGCGGTGCGATTGGGATTGGGAGCAGACCCCAGCTATCTAGAAAGGTTATCAGAGCGTTGTCGGGTAGAAATCTTGAATGGGCCGCCTCCAGAGTCTTTGAGCGAGCAACTGACTAAACAGATGGTGGAATTAGTCACAGAACCGATGGTAATGTTGAGTTTACCAAAAACGGTGTATTCAATTCAAACCACCTCCCGCGCCCAATTATTGCGGCAAACAGCAGAGGAAATTGCTAATGCCATCCAATCGCAGCAAGTGCAACCGGAAGAAGTGGCGATTATTGCACCAGGTTTAGATGCGATCGCTCGTTATACTCTAGTAGAAATCCTGATTAAACAAAATATCCCAGTAGAATCGCTGAATGACCAACGTCCCTTAATTAGTTCACCCGTCATTCGCGCCTTACTCACCATGCTGGCACTAGTTTATCCCGGCTTGGGACGCCTTGTAGATCGGGATGCCGTCGCAGAAATGCTGGTTGTCTTGAGTAGGAAACAACAACCACCAGAAAACTCCTCACTCCTAACTCCTAACTCCTCACTCAGCACTCACAACTCAGCACTCAGCACTCAAATTGATCCGGTACGTGCTGGTTTAATTGCAGATTACTGCTTTGTCCCCCATCCCGATCGCCCCAACTTGCTACCAGTATCAACGTTTGAGCGCTGGGATCGAATCGGTTATGCAGCGACTACAGCCTATAATGAGATATTAGAGTGGTTAGAACAGCAGCGATCGCAACAAGAACTGCGGTTAATTCCCAGTCCTATTTCTCTGTTAGACAGATCAATTCAACGCTTTTTGTGGAATGGGAGCAATCTCCCTTACGAACAACTAGCAGCATTGCGGGAATTATTAGAAACCGCCCAACACTACTGGGAAATTGACACCAGGTTACGACAAATTGCCCCAGTTGAGACAACGCCTCATACAACTATTATCGAATTCATTCAATTACTGCGACGTGGTACGATTACCGCCAACCCTTACCCCGTGCGTCCCATTGGTGGAGCGAGAAAAGCTGTCACCTTAGCAACTATATTTCAATATCGATCTAGTAGGCGATCGCACCGATGGCATTTTTGGCTAGATGCTGGTTCACCCCTGTGGGCGAAAGGTGGTGCAGCAACTTTGTTCGGTGCGCCGTTTTTTCTGCGAGATAGATTAGGCGAACCTTGGACAGCAGAAGATGAGAAATTGGCAGAAGAACAACGACTGCGAAGAATTTTGACAGATTTACTCTCTCGTGTATCGGAGAGAGTTTATTTGTGTCACAGCGATTTAGCCGTGAATGGACAAGAACAATTAGGGCCGCTGTTACCCTTAGTGAATGCTTGTGTGACGGTTATTTCTGAGGCTAATGTTAATTGA
- a CDS encoding ATP-binding protein — MERSDLTILLAIAIQYEQDVVQARQRTREIAEQLGFDVQDRARLATAVSEIARNAFQYAEGGTVEFSVVGEPQAFLIQIQDRGGGIPDLEDVLAGRYTSETGAGLGIVGTRRLMDLFEIESLPGQGTTVTIGKRLSKRTPTFTDSQLQQIRETIMGRSPENPYQEIQQQNQELLRAMAELRKREEELSQLNQELEDTNRGVVALYAELDEKASSLQQVNDLKTRFLSNMSHEFRTPLNSILSLSRMLLTRMDGDLTIEQEKQVTFIQKATNGLSELVNDLLDLAKVEAGKIEVRPSSFEVSDLFATLRGMLRPLLVQGSSVTLIVEEAEDIPPLYSDEGKIAQILRNFVSNALKFTERGEVRVSAVQTGHTITFSVSDTGIGIAPGDEERIFEDFMQIDSPLQKQVKGTGLGLPLSRKLAELLGGSISVKSQLGEGSTFTALIPIVYPNATELTTVLQPIASVELTRLPILVVEDHPETLFIYEKHLQESIYQLIATRTLAQARLALQKLRPTAIILDILLEGQNGWTFLREIKGDETTRTIPVLVITIVDNEKQALALGANGFLIKPVDRLPLLNKLNRLITENKPQKVLLIDDDPAYRYLVKQLLINTPLSILEATNGKEGLNLAQREQPNAIVLDLEMPEIDGFDVLKQLKNNSVTQSIPVIIHSSAQLDAEAQSRLAAQSIAIVSKEIGSQTTAIAQLQDALIKAGLVLEVSGKSHV; from the coding sequence TTGGAGCGAAGCGACTTGACAATCCTTTTGGCGATCGCCATTCAGTACGAACAAGATGTTGTGCAAGCTCGGCAACGAACTCGTGAGATCGCCGAGCAGTTGGGCTTTGATGTGCAAGATCGGGCGCGATTGGCAACGGCAGTTTCCGAAATTGCCCGTAATGCCTTTCAATATGCCGAAGGTGGAACAGTTGAATTTTCTGTGGTAGGAGAGCCGCAAGCCTTTCTGATTCAGATTCAAGATCGGGGTGGGGGCATTCCTGATTTAGAGGACGTTTTGGCCGGACGCTACACCTCTGAGACGGGAGCGGGTCTAGGCATCGTGGGTACTCGTCGGTTGATGGATTTGTTTGAGATTGAATCGCTACCGGGACAGGGAACAACGGTAACAATCGGCAAAAGGTTGTCGAAACGCACACCTACTTTCACCGATTCGCAATTGCAGCAGATTCGAGAAACCATAATGGGGCGATCGCCTGAAAATCCCTATCAAGAAATTCAGCAGCAAAACCAAGAATTACTCCGGGCTATGGCAGAGCTACGGAAGCGCGAGGAAGAATTAAGCCAACTCAATCAAGAGTTGGAAGATACTAATCGTGGTGTAGTTGCCCTCTATGCAGAACTAGATGAGAAAGCCAGTTCTCTGCAACAGGTAAACGATCTAAAAACCCGCTTTCTCTCGAATATGAGTCACGAGTTTCGCACGCCGCTCAACTCGATTTTGTCCCTCTCTCGGATGCTGCTAACCCGGATGGATGGGGATTTAACTATCGAGCAAGAAAAGCAGGTGACATTCATCCAAAAGGCGACGAACGGATTATCAGAATTGGTCAATGATTTGCTGGATTTGGCAAAGGTGGAAGCTGGAAAAATTGAAGTGCGTCCCAGTTCCTTTGAAGTGAGTGATTTGTTTGCCACGCTGCGGGGGATGCTACGCCCATTATTGGTTCAAGGTTCCTCTGTCACCCTAATTGTCGAGGAAGCTGAAGACATTCCACCGCTCTATAGCGATGAGGGCAAAATTGCTCAAATTCTCAGAAATTTTGTCTCAAATGCGCTGAAATTTACCGAGCGGGGAGAGGTGCGCGTCAGCGCTGTGCAAACGGGTCATACCATCACCTTCTCTGTATCTGATACAGGCATCGGCATTGCTCCTGGCGATGAAGAACGGATTTTTGAAGATTTTATGCAAATTGACTCCCCTCTGCAAAAGCAGGTAAAGGGAACCGGGTTAGGATTGCCGTTATCGCGCAAGCTAGCGGAACTACTTGGGGGCAGCATTTCGGTGAAAAGTCAGCTAGGTGAAGGCTCTACCTTTACAGCCTTGATTCCCATCGTCTACCCAAATGCCACCGAATTGACTACCGTACTGCAACCAATCGCATCAGTTGAGCTAACTCGCCTGCCCATTCTGGTGGTTGAAGATCATCCAGAAACCCTATTTATTTATGAAAAGCACCTTCAGGAATCAATCTATCAATTGATTGCTACCCGCACCTTAGCTCAGGCAAGGCTGGCCTTACAAAAACTTCGACCGACGGCGATTATACTAGATATTCTGCTGGAGGGGCAAAACGGCTGGACGTTCTTGCGAGAAATCAAAGGAGATGAAACAACCCGCACTATCCCTGTACTGGTTATTACCATTGTTGATAACGAAAAGCAAGCACTGGCGCTAGGAGCAAACGGTTTCCTAATTAAGCCGGTAGACAGATTGCCGCTGTTGAACAAACTTAATAGGCTAATTACTGAGAACAAGCCTCAAAAAGTCTTGTTAATTGACGATGACCCCGCCTATCGATATCTTGTGAAACAGTTGTTAATAAATACACCTTTGAGCATTTTAGAAGCCACGAATGGAAAAGAAGGGTTAAATTTGGCACAACGGGAGCAGCCAAACGCCATTGTGCTGGACTTGGAGATGCCAGAGATCGACGGGTTTGATGTACTCAAGCAACTTAAAAACAATTCCGTCACTCAGTCGATTCCTGTGATTATTCACTCATCTGCTCAACTGGATGCAGAAGCGCAGAGCAGGTTAGCGGCGCAAAGTATAGCCATTGTTTCCAAAGAAATAGGCTCTCAAACTACGGCAATTGCCCAACTTCAAGATGCGCTCATCAAAGCCGGACTTGTTCTAGAGGTTTCAGGGAAAAGTCATGTCTGA
- a CDS encoding four helix bundle protein codes for MINYNVSISIQERTENFAIRVIKAYSELNKRPFDDAGKILSKQFLRSGTSIGANCSEAKYAQSNKDFINKYSIALKEANETIYWIKIMIKSELVSKSKFQNLIEENERIIKILTTSINKLKEK; via the coding sequence ATGATTAATTATAACGTAAGTATCAGTATTCAAGAAAGAACAGAAAACTTTGCAATAAGAGTTATTAAAGCTTATTCCGAGCTAAATAAAAGACCTTTTGACGACGCTGGTAAAATCTTGTCTAAACAATTTTTAAGAAGCGGGACATCAATAGGTGCAAACTGTTCAGAAGCTAAATATGCACAATCCAATAAAGACTTTATCAATAAGTATTCTATAGCCTTAAAGGAAGCCAACGAAACCATTTATTGGATAAAAATAATGATCAAATCGGAGTTGGTGTCAAAATCAAAATTTCAAAATCTGATAGAAGAGAATGAAAGAATTATTAAAATATTAACAACTTCAATCAACAAATTGAAAGAAAAATAA
- a CDS encoding ATP-binding SpoIIE family protein phosphatase, giving the protein MRESVAVTITESSQAGEARRVAMALATRLGFQETERGKVGIVVTEIANNLVQHAHGGVVLLRSLKEDSRVGIEILSLDKGRGMVDVDECLQDGFSTAGTLGNGMGAIRRLSSLLEIYSVPNQGTALLAHIWTDSAPHQPEKILEIGAICLPKQGEEVSGDTWTSEVDCCRSLLLVADGLGHGPAAASAADAAVRIFQEHHHRSPGAIVEAAHAALRSTRGAVLAIAEIDFEQQSVRFAGIGNIAASIFSFTEHRHLLSHNGTVGHEIRKIQEFSYPWYANGILIMHSDGLGAKWQIARYPGLMQKHPSLIAGVLYRDFYRERDDVTVLVAKGMGS; this is encoded by the coding sequence ATGAGAGAATCTGTCGCCGTCACAATTACTGAATCTAGCCAAGCTGGGGAAGCTAGACGGGTAGCGATGGCTTTAGCAACTCGGCTCGGTTTTCAAGAAACAGAACGGGGCAAGGTTGGGATTGTGGTGACAGAAATTGCGAACAATCTGGTACAGCACGCCCACGGCGGAGTCGTGTTGCTGCGATCGCTCAAGGAAGATTCCAGAGTTGGCATTGAAATCTTATCGCTAGATAAAGGACGGGGAATGGTCGATGTGGATGAGTGTTTGCAAGATGGCTTTTCCACAGCCGGAACCTTGGGCAATGGTATGGGTGCAATTCGTCGCCTTTCTAGTTTATTGGAAATTTACTCCGTTCCCAACCAAGGTACAGCCCTTCTCGCCCATATCTGGACAGACTCAGCACCCCATCAACCTGAGAAGATTTTAGAAATTGGAGCAATCTGTTTGCCCAAACAAGGAGAAGAGGTTTCAGGAGATACCTGGACATCGGAAGTCGATTGTTGCCGTAGTCTGTTGTTAGTAGCTGATGGTTTAGGGCACGGGCCTGCGGCTGCTTCTGCTGCTGACGCAGCCGTAAGAATCTTTCAAGAACATCATCATCGTTCTCCGGGTGCGATCGTCGAAGCTGCCCACGCCGCCTTGCGAAGTACGCGAGGGGCAGTACTTGCCATTGCCGAAATCGACTTTGAACAACAGTCTGTCCGCTTTGCTGGAATTGGCAACATCGCTGCTAGCATTTTCTCCTTTACTGAGCATCGTCATCTGCTATCTCACAATGGCACGGTCGGACATGAAATCCGCAAAATTCAAGAGTTTAGCTATCCCTGGTATGCCAACGGAATTTTAATTATGCATTCTGACGGATTAGGCGCTAAGTGGCAGATTGCTCGTTATCCCGGCTTGATGCAAAAACATCCCAGCCTGATTGCAGGTGTGCTATACCGAGACTTTTACCGAGAGCGGGACGATGTTACGGTGTTAGTTGCGAAAGGAATGGGCAGTTAA
- a CDS encoding anti-sigma regulatory factor codes for MKPQIKSLPLNGVQMMMEKTETINIQSSIDVVLVRQSVRQLAVEIGFNLVDQTKIITAASELARNTLDYGGGGTVKLETLQEGRRRGLRLTFEDRGPGISDIELALKDGFTTGNGLGMGLGGAKRLANEFEIQSVVGEGTRIIIVRWK; via the coding sequence ATGAAACCACAAATCAAATCACTGCCACTAAATGGGGTGCAGATGATGATGGAGAAGACTGAAACGATTAACATTCAATCTTCTATAGATGTAGTTTTAGTTCGGCAGTCTGTGCGCCAGCTGGCCGTGGAAATTGGCTTTAACTTAGTAGACCAAACTAAAATTATCACCGCCGCCAGCGAGTTAGCCCGTAATACCCTAGACTACGGAGGGGGCGGCACAGTCAAGCTAGAAACGCTTCAGGAAGGGCGACGACGAGGACTCCGACTGACCTTTGAAGATCGGGGGCCGGGAATTTCCGATATCGAACTGGCGCTGAAGGATGGATTCACCACAGGCAACGGCTTAGGTATGGGGCTGGGTGGTGCCAAACGACTTGCCAACGAGTTTGAGATTCAGTCTGTGGTGGGAGAAGGAACACGGATAATAATTGTACGATGGAAATAA
- a CDS encoding STAS domain-containing protein produces MERIPILKMGNFLLVTIQVDMHDHLAMTLQEDLTNLITQTHTHGVLIDISGLEIVDSFIGRILANIARISRVLDTETVVVGMQPAVAITLVELGLSLTGIRTALNVEKGMALLRSSFNETTNQITATKWGADDDGED; encoded by the coding sequence ATGGAACGCATTCCTATACTTAAAATGGGCAATTTTCTACTTGTGACAATCCAAGTAGATATGCACGATCACCTTGCCATGACGCTACAAGAAGACCTGACAAACCTGATCACTCAAACTCACACTCACGGTGTCCTGATCGATATTTCGGGATTAGAGATTGTTGATTCTTTCATTGGTAGGATTTTAGCCAACATTGCCAGAATATCAAGGGTGCTGGATACTGAGACTGTTGTCGTCGGGATGCAGCCTGCTGTGGCAATTACTCTAGTGGAATTGGGGCTATCGCTGACGGGTATTCGCACTGCCCTAAACGTTGAAAAGGGTATGGCATTGTTGCGCTCGTCATTCAATGAAACCACAAATCAAATCACTGCCACTAAATGGGGTGCAGATGATGATGGAGAAGACTGA